A stretch of the endosymbiont 'TC1' of Trimyema compressum genome encodes the following:
- a CDS encoding phage tail protein has protein sequence MNVLYISSSFSSDDGGNNGKGILEKNYIPTFVNRVEWVLRNCFNYQEQLEIIRITTPRISNAAQEINELYKRKSVVNTIAVDFHLGIAGNATTSGAKIYHHNDNHSLGYAKAYLEHLQPAYKRAGLGSIGNSVGNRRGYISLVKPLALICEIACVSNSNDVLVLNDAWVGSEYLVYGHAEALVKLILGNKYSIKNNYTDKFNFTLPPPPKIEPKPPKIEPKIEPISEPPLEKIEVSIGKIRNNINALKNVNYFEEAARIQRELACDCTSPLKNITETLKKINNEIFEVKNIASIGMVFISLSKTISTIAPIGTIVRYMGGDIPTGWRLCDGQEYDRNLFVDLVAKINLPDSEDKIKMPLIPNEDGIRYIIKV, from the coding sequence GTGAATGTTTTATATATTAGTTCTTCATTTTCAAGCGACGACGGAGGTAATAATGGAAAGGGTATTTTAGAAAAAAACTATATACCTACGTTTGTCAATCGTGTTGAATGGGTCTTGAGAAATTGTTTTAATTATCAGGAACAGCTTGAAATTATAAGAATAACAACACCTAGGATATCGAATGCCGCACAAGAAATTAATGAACTTTATAAACGAAAATCAGTAGTGAATACAATTGCTGTCGACTTCCATTTAGGAATTGCCGGCAATGCTACTACAAGTGGCGCTAAAATTTATCATCATAATGATAATCACTCTTTAGGTTACGCTAAGGCTTATTTAGAGCACTTACAACCTGCTTATAAAAGAGCTGGTCTTGGCAGTATTGGTAATTCAGTTGGCAATAGAAGAGGCTATATATCGTTAGTTAAGCCCCTAGCGCTGATTTGTGAGATAGCATGTGTCAGTAATTCTAATGATGTTTTAGTCTTAAATGATGCGTGGGTGGGTTCAGAATACTTAGTTTATGGACATGCGGAGGCTTTAGTAAAATTAATACTTGGTAATAAATATTCTATTAAGAATAACTATACAGATAAATTTAATTTTACACTGCCACCACCACCTAAAATAGAACCTAAACCACCTAAAATAGAACCTAAAATAGAACCCATTTCAGAACCGCCTTTAGAAAAGATTGAAGTATCTATTGGTAAAATAAGAAACAATATAAATGCTTTAAAAAACGTGAATTATTTTGAAGAAGCAGCAAGAATACAAAGGGAATTAGCTTGCGATTGTACAAGTCCTTTAAAAAACATAACCGAAACTTTAAAAAAAATAAATAATGAAATATTCGAAGTGAAAAACATAGCTTCTATAGGCATGGTGTTTATAAGTTTATCTAAGACAATATCTACCATAGCTCCTATTGGAACGATTGTAAGATATATGGGTGGGGATATACCTACTGGATGGAGACTTTGTGACGGACAGGAATATGACAGAAACCTATTTGTTGATTTAGTTGCAAAAATTAATTTACCGGACTCTGAGGACAAAATTAAAATGCCCCTTATTCCAAATGAAGATGGTATAAGATATATTATTAAAGTTTAA
- a CDS encoding phage holin, translated as MINLKLRLKNPVFITQVIWSVVLPVMGYFGVNVEDITSFSKFFELILLAISNPYVLLLIGTSLINAINDPTTKGFKDSPRVQDYQELH; from the coding sequence ATGATTAATTTAAAACTAAGGCTAAAAAATCCTGTATTCATAACTCAAGTTATATGGTCCGTTGTTCTTCCAGTAATGGGTTATTTTGGAGTTAATGTAGAGGATATAACTAGCTTTTCTAAATTTTTTGAACTGATTTTATTAGCCATTTCTAATCCTTATGTATTATTACTAATAGGAACGAGCTTAATAAACGCTATTAATGACCCTACTACTAAAGGATTTAAGGATAGCCCAAGAGTTCAGGACTATCAAGAATTACATTAA
- a CDS encoding N-acetylmuramoyl-L-alanine amidase yields MSKLLISGGHGGSDPGACGNGLNERDYCSEFIDRVRWVLDNCFNYRSPFKHIKVPNGSDANSDVNGAVTFVNNNYLSGENTLAIDYHLNASSNQKARGWEILCHTNTKSNEMANRLAKLLQPVYSKLEMPFRGVKCGNDFGFIGRTKPTAFIFELAFVTNPYEAKTLKGKDSSESLVYSHARALLNTLGVQYEIKTGSKEML; encoded by the coding sequence ATGAGTAAACTATTAATTAGCGGTGGTCATGGGGGCAGTGATCCTGGTGCTTGTGGCAATGGATTAAATGAAAGAGATTATTGCTCAGAATTTATAGATCGTGTTCGTTGGGTTTTGGATAATTGTTTTAATTACAGAAGTCCTTTTAAGCATATTAAAGTGCCTAATGGAAGCGATGCTAATAGTGATGTTAATGGTGCAGTAACTTTTGTTAATAATAACTATCTATCAGGCGAAAACACCTTAGCCATTGACTATCATTTAAATGCATCAAGTAATCAAAAGGCTAGAGGATGGGAAATACTTTGTCATACCAATACTAAAAGCAATGAAATGGCAAATAGACTAGCTAAACTACTTCAACCAGTATATAGCAAACTTGAAATGCCTTTTAGAGGCGTTAAATGTGGCAATGATTTTGGTTTTATAGGTAGAACTAAACCTACTGCTTTTATTTTTGAATTAGCCTTTGTTACCAATCCATATGAGGCTAAAACATTAAAGGGTAAAGACAGCTCTGAAAGTCTAGTCTATAGTCATGCAAGAGCATTATTAAATACATTAGGTGTTCAGTATGAAATTAAGACAGGCTCTAAAGAAATGCTCTAA
- a CDS encoding tail fiber protein encodes MDEKLELNKLEAIEQKLQNIKQQANNYLTTLYFEDVAKISESISIYYIECINELAEISEDIKLEISEAIGPSKTLRDAIDKKFPIGTIINIHKEVKKLSINWLFCDGKTYKKEQYPILWALCEHTNTEFTIPNLSKNDIGVIIKCL; translated from the coding sequence ATGGATGAAAAGCTTGAATTAAATAAATTAGAGGCAATTGAACAGAAACTTCAAAACATAAAACAGCAAGCTAATAATTATCTAACAACATTATATTTTGAAGATGTCGCTAAGATTAGTGAGTCTATAAGTATTTATTATATAGAGTGTATCAACGAGTTAGCAGAAATATCAGAGGATATAAAGCTCGAAATTTCTGAAGCAATCGGACCTTCGAAAACGCTTAGGGATGCTATTGATAAAAAATTCCCTATTGGCACTATTATTAATATACATAAAGAAGTAAAAAAGTTATCTATAAATTGGCTTTTCTGTGATGGGAAAACTTATAAAAAAGAACAATACCCTATACTTTGGGCACTTTGTGAGCATACAAATACTGAGTTTACTATACCCAATTTATCAAAAAATGATATAGGGGTAATTATTAAGTGCTTATAG